A single genomic interval of Streptococcus suis harbors:
- a CDS encoding IS110 family transposase — MFHFTTLFIGMDVHKESFSLCYYDMMANQFKHSTKVGPNVSYIVNYVNELRRLYGQDAEVLCGYEAGCLGFTLYHQLQAHGIPCIVMAPTTVMKEGSKRVKTDKKDAAQLAKALAFRSYRPVHIPTVEDEQVKEYIRMRTDHKVALKKIKQQILAFCLRHDFRYTEGSSNWTQKHVRWLRSLNPDGLYAEILTEYLLTYEKLVDQIERYDARIEQLGQSDSYQEKVSRLSCFIGIKTLTALSIVTEIGDFNRFATAQHFASYLGLTPSENSSGDKERRGAITKAGNSHVRRLLIEAAQSLAKGTIGYKSKELKRRQSGNRVEVIAYADKANERLRRRYRTLVLGKNKKQNVAKTAIARELSGFIWGMMTGRIA; from the coding sequence ATGTTTCATTTTACCACACTTTTCATCGGAATGGATGTTCACAAAGAAAGTTTTTCACTCTGCTATTATGATATGATGGCGAATCAATTCAAACATAGCACTAAAGTTGGTCCAAATGTTAGCTATATTGTGAACTATGTGAATGAGCTTCGTCGTTTATATGGTCAAGATGCAGAAGTGTTATGTGGCTACGAAGCCGGATGTCTTGGATTTACCCTATATCACCAGCTACAAGCTCACGGGATTCCCTGTATCGTGATGGCGCCTACAACGGTGATGAAGGAAGGATCTAAGCGTGTTAAGACTGATAAAAAAGATGCAGCTCAGCTCGCAAAAGCTCTGGCCTTTCGTAGCTATCGGCCTGTTCATATTCCTACTGTTGAGGATGAACAAGTCAAAGAATATATCCGCATGAGAACAGACCACAAAGTGGCTCTGAAGAAAATCAAACAACAAATTCTTGCCTTCTGTCTCCGACATGATTTTCGCTATACCGAGGGAAGCAGTAATTGGACACAGAAACATGTCCGCTGGCTCCGTTCCCTAAATCCTGATGGACTTTATGCAGAGATTTTGACAGAATATCTATTGACCTATGAGAAATTAGTAGATCAAATAGAACGGTATGATGCACGAATTGAGCAACTGGGTCAAAGCGACAGTTACCAAGAGAAGGTCTCACGGCTTTCTTGCTTTATTGGCATTAAAACACTAACTGCTCTTTCCATTGTGACAGAAATCGGTGATTTTAATCGCTTTGCGACAGCTCAACATTTTGCTTCTTATCTTGGGCTAACTCCTAGCGAAAATTCTAGCGGCGACAAGGAGAGAAGAGGTGCTATCACCAAAGCTGGGAATAGCCATGTGAGACGACTTCTGATAGAAGCTGCACAATCATTGGCTAAGGGGACGATTGGGTATAAATCCAAAGAATTGAAAAGGAGACAAAGTGGAAACCGAGTGGAGGTGATTGCTTATGCGGATAAGGCTAATGAACGCTTAAGAAGACGTTATCGCACACTTGTTCTAGGAAAAAATAAGAAACAAAATGTTGCTAAAACAGCTATTGCACGAGAATTGTCTGGTTTTATTTGGGGGATGATGACAGGAAGAATAGCTTGA
- the treP gene encoding PTS system trehalose-specific EIIBC component: MGKFEKEAKQLLEAIGGKENVNAVTHCATRMRFVLADEKKANVKVIEDIPAVKGTFTNAGQFQVIIGNDVPIFYNDFTAVSGIEGVSKEAAKSAAKSNQNAIQRVMTMLAEIFTPIIPALIVGGLILGFRNVLEGVQMEWLGQAMKDGQLVFDADGNPVWNTIVQVSPFWNGVNHFLWLPGEAIFHFLPVGITWSVSRKMGTSQILGIVLGICLVSPQLLNAYAVPGTDAATIASDWSWNFGAFSIARIGYQAQVIPALLAGLALSYLEIFWRKVIPEVVSMIFVPFLSLLPAIILAHTVLGPIGWTIGQWLSTVVLAGLTGPLKWLFGAVFGALYAPFVITGLHHMTNAIDTQLIADAGGTGLWPMIALSNIAQGSAVFAYFLMNRHNEKEAQVSLPATISAYLGVTEPALFGVNVKYVYPFVAAMIGSSIAGLLSVTFNIQAASIGIGGLPGILSIKAEYWGPFLLAMIVAIVVPMILTAVFKRTGAFSKKEETVEEVVAPTEAVVETGAAIELISPLTGQAKELSQATDPVFASGVMGQGVLIDPSEGILVAPVDGEVSVLFPTNHAVGITAANGVELLMHIGMDTVGLEGKGFTAHVKQSDKVKAGDKLISFDIDVIKAAGLVAETPVIVTNQTDFDTQVIGNLPRAISQGEAILTVTKN, encoded by the coding sequence ATGGGAAAATTTGAAAAAGAAGCCAAACAGCTCCTAGAAGCTATTGGCGGAAAAGAGAATGTCAATGCAGTAACACACTGTGCAACGCGCATGCGCTTTGTTCTTGCAGATGAGAAAAAAGCAAACGTAAAAGTCATCGAAGACATTCCAGCAGTAAAAGGAACCTTTACAAACGCTGGTCAATTCCAAGTCATCATCGGTAACGATGTACCAATCTTCTACAATGACTTTACAGCTGTGTCTGGTATCGAAGGCGTATCAAAAGAAGCTGCAAAGTCAGCCGCTAAAAGTAACCAAAATGCCATCCAACGTGTCATGACCATGCTGGCGGAAATCTTCACACCAATCATTCCTGCCCTTATCGTCGGCGGTTTGATTCTCGGTTTCCGTAACGTCTTGGAAGGTGTTCAGATGGAATGGCTTGGACAAGCTATGAAAGATGGGCAGTTGGTCTTCGATGCTGATGGTAACCCTGTATGGAACACCATCGTTCAGGTTTCTCCTTTCTGGAATGGTGTCAATCACTTCCTCTGGTTGCCAGGTGAAGCCATCTTCCACTTCTTGCCAGTAGGTATCACTTGGTCCGTATCTCGTAAAATGGGAACTTCACAAATCCTTGGTATCGTCCTTGGTATCTGTTTGGTTTCTCCACAGTTGCTCAACGCTTATGCTGTACCTGGTACAGATGCAGCAACCATTGCCAGCGACTGGTCTTGGAACTTCGGTGCATTTAGTATTGCCCGTATCGGTTATCAAGCACAAGTTATCCCTGCCCTCCTTGCTGGTTTGGCACTGTCTTACCTAGAAATCTTCTGGCGTAAGGTTATTCCAGAAGTGGTCTCAATGATTTTCGTGCCATTCCTATCACTTCTTCCTGCCATCATCTTGGCTCACACTGTCCTTGGTCCTATCGGTTGGACAATTGGTCAATGGTTGTCAACTGTCGTATTGGCTGGTTTGACTGGTCCATTGAAATGGCTCTTCGGTGCGGTATTCGGTGCCCTTTATGCACCGTTCGTAATCACTGGTCTTCACCACATGACCAATGCCATCGATACGCAATTGATCGCGGATGCTGGTGGAACTGGTCTCTGGCCAATGATTGCTCTTTCTAACATTGCTCAAGGTTCTGCGGTATTTGCTTACTTCCTCATGAACCGTCACAATGAAAAAGAAGCTCAAGTTTCACTTCCTGCAACTATTTCTGCTTATCTTGGTGTTACTGAACCAGCCCTCTTTGGTGTCAACGTGAAATACGTTTACCCTTTCGTAGCTGCTATGATTGGTTCAAGTATCGCTGGCTTACTTTCTGTAACCTTTAACATCCAAGCTGCTTCTATCGGTATCGGTGGTCTTCCAGGTATCTTGTCTATCAAGGCTGAATACTGGGGTCCATTCTTGTTAGCAATGATTGTTGCGATTGTTGTCCCAATGATTTTGACAGCTGTTTTCAAACGTACAGGTGCATTTTCAAAAAAAGAAGAAACTGTTGAAGAAGTCGTAGCTCCAACTGAAGCAGTTGTTGAAACTGGCGCTGCTATCGAATTGATTAGCCCACTTACTGGTCAAGCCAAAGAATTGTCACAAGCTACTGACCCTGTATTTGCATCAGGTGTCATGGGCCAAGGTGTCCTTATTGACCCGAGCGAAGGTATCTTGGTTGCTCCAGTCGATGGTGAAGTATCTGTCCTCTTCCCAACTAACCATGCTGTTGGTATCACTGCTGCAAACGGAGTTGAGCTCCTTATGCACATCGGTATGGATACTGTTGGATTGGAAGGCAAAGGCTTCACAGCTCACGTCAAACAAAGTGACAAGGTAAAAGCTGGCGATAAATTGATTAGCTTTGACATCGATGTCATTAAGGCTGCTGGTCTTGTTGCTGAAACACCAGTTATCGTGACCAACCAAACTGACTTTGACACTCAAGTTATCGGAAATCTTCCTCGTGCCATCTCACAAGGCGAAGCTATTCTGACAGTTACAAAGAATTAA
- the treC gene encoding alpha,alpha-phosphotrehalase: MTIDRRKVVYQIYPKSYKDTTGNGVGDLRGIIEKLPYLKELGIDMIWLNPFYPSPQRDNGYDISDYTAVNPDFDTMADFEEMVAVGKELGIEFMLDMVLNHCSTDHEWFQKALAGDKYYQDFFILRDQPTDWVSKFGGNAWAPFGETGKYYLHLFDVTQADLNWRNPHVREELFKVVNFWKDKGVKGFRFDVINLIGKDEVLEDCPINDGKPTYTDRPITHDYLKMMNNATFGAEKGFMTVGEMSATTIENCILYTAPEREELSMAFNFHHLKVDYKDGQKWTIMDFDFEELKRLFHTWGEEMSVGNGWNALFYNNHDQPRALNRFVDVKNFRNEGATMLAASIHLSRGTPYIYMGEEIGMIDPDYDSMDDYVDVESINAYQMLLDQGHTPEQAFKIIQAKSRDNSRTPMQWDASDNAGFSTGTPWLKAGKSYPTINVEAEKTGPIFTFYQELIRLRKELPLISEGDYKAAYKDSQKVYAFERLLNDEKLLVLNNFFAEEVELDLADDYAHGQVLISNYPDSKLGKKITLKPYQALAIQVK; the protein is encoded by the coding sequence ATGACAATAGACAGACGGAAGGTTGTTTATCAAATCTACCCAAAATCTTACAAGGATACAACTGGAAATGGTGTAGGGGATTTACGAGGAATTATTGAAAAACTACCTTATTTGAAGGAGCTAGGCATTGATATGATTTGGCTCAACCCTTTCTACCCAAGTCCTCAACGAGACAACGGCTATGACATTTCAGACTATACAGCCGTCAATCCTGATTTTGACACCATGGCTGACTTTGAAGAAATGGTGGCTGTCGGCAAAGAATTGGGCATCGAATTCATGCTAGACATGGTCCTCAACCACTGCTCGACAGACCACGAATGGTTCCAAAAAGCCCTAGCAGGCGACAAATACTACCAAGATTTCTTTATCCTACGTGACCAGCCAACTGACTGGGTTTCCAAGTTTGGTGGCAATGCCTGGGCTCCCTTTGGAGAGACTGGGAAATACTACCTCCACCTCTTCGACGTGACCCAAGCCGACCTCAACTGGCGAAATCCTCATGTCCGTGAAGAACTCTTCAAGGTGGTCAACTTCTGGAAAGACAAGGGTGTCAAAGGCTTCCGCTTCGACGTTATCAACCTGATTGGTAAGGACGAAGTCCTCGAAGACTGCCCAATCAATGACGGAAAGCCTACTTACACCGACCGCCCAATTACCCACGACTACCTCAAGATGATGAACAACGCCACTTTTGGAGCTGAAAAAGGCTTCATGACTGTCGGGGAAATGTCGGCCACCACCATTGAAAACTGCATTCTCTACACGGCTCCTGAACGGGAAGAATTGTCCATGGCCTTCAACTTCCACCACTTGAAAGTGGACTACAAGGACGGGCAAAAATGGACCATTATGGACTTTGACTTTGAGGAACTCAAACGCCTCTTCCATACTTGGGGGGAAGAAATGTCCGTCGGAAATGGCTGGAATGCCCTTTTCTACAACAACCACGACCAACCTCGTGCCCTCAACCGCTTTGTCGATGTGAAGAATTTCCGTAATGAAGGAGCAACCATGCTGGCAGCCTCTATCCACCTGTCACGCGGTACGCCTTACATCTACATGGGCGAGGAAATCGGCATGATTGACCCCGACTACGACAGCATGGATGACTACGTGGATGTAGAGTCTATCAATGCCTACCAGATGCTCTTGGATCAAGGTCACACACCTGAGCAGGCCTTCAAGATTATCCAGGCCAAGTCCCGTGACAATTCCCGCACCCCGATGCAGTGGGATGCTTCTGACAATGCAGGCTTCTCAACAGGAACTCCTTGGCTGAAAGCTGGCAAATCCTACCCAACCATTAACGTTGAAGCCGAAAAAACAGGCCCAATCTTCACCTTCTATCAAGAACTCATCCGCTTGCGGAAAGAACTCCCTCTGATTTCAGAAGGGGATTACAAGGCCGCCTATAAGGACAGCCAGAAAGTCTATGCCTTTGAGCGTTTATTAAACGATGAAAAATTACTAGTCCTCAACAATTTCTTCGCAGAAGAGGTTGAACTAGACCTAGCAGACGACTACGCCCACGGCCAAGTCCTCATCAGCAACTATCCTGATAGCAAACTCGGTAAGAAAATCACCCTTAAGCCGTATCAAGCCTTGGCGATTCAAGTTAAATAA